One window from the genome of Magnolia sinica isolate HGM2019 chromosome 4, MsV1, whole genome shotgun sequence encodes:
- the LOC131244075 gene encoding UDP-glycosyltransferase 76B1-like, which produces MEESKELQIQEKKVPHLVILPLPFQGHVNPMFQLANLLHSKGFSITIIHTNFHSPNPSNFPNFHFEFIADDLSDGKIWIEDPISAVYILNDTCQEPLHDCLSRLLSDGLVTCIIADEAFYGTKDVADQLKLLRILLGTTAPLVSPPWRL; this is translated from the coding sequence ATGGAAGAATCGAAAGAGCTGCAAATCCAAGAAAAGAAAGTCCCTCATTTGGTTATTTTGCCACTCCCATTTCAAGGCCACGTAAATCCCATGTTTCAACTGGCTAATCTCTTACACTCCAAAGGATTCTCTATCACTATAATTCACACAAACTTCCACTCTCCCAATCCATCCAACTTCCCGAACTTCCACTTCGAATTTATAGCTGATGACTTATCAGATGGTAAGATATGGATCGAGGACCCCATATCTGCTGTGTACATCCTCAACGACACATGCCAAGAACCCTTACATGATTGCTTGTCTCGATTGCTATCAGATGGCCTGGTTACGTGCATCATCGCTGATGAGGCTTTTTACGGCACGAAAGACGTTGCAGATCAGTTGAAGCTCCTGAGAATTTTGTTAGGCACCACAGCGCCTCTGGTTTCGCCACCATGGCGTCTTTGA